Proteins encoded together in one Citromicrobium bathyomarinum window:
- a CDS encoding thioredoxin domain-containing protein, whose product MNAPIKSVIRSKTFALTALALPLALGLAACGSGDDAEASISGEPVAEVSAPDGQVWSEMAQKTDRGGYLVGNPDAPIKLVEYGSLTCPACAAFSMQASEPLMNDYVDSGRVNFEFRSFVIHGPLDLALTRLVDCGTPEQAVPLADQVWANLPTIMQPLQERGPQLEAALNLPEDQRFVAFADTAGLLDFFAARGVSRDQARTCLADAGRLSEIADVSETYGTQDDITQTPTFVLNGKKLDDSSWTAIEAALQRAGAR is encoded by the coding sequence ATGAACGCCCCGATCAAATCCGTGATCCGCTCCAAAACCTTCGCCCTTACCGCGCTGGCCCTGCCGCTCGCGCTCGGCCTGGCCGCCTGCGGCTCGGGCGATGACGCCGAAGCCTCGATCAGTGGCGAGCCGGTGGCCGAAGTCTCCGCGCCCGACGGCCAGGTATGGTCCGAAATGGCGCAGAAGACCGATCGCGGCGGCTATCTCGTCGGCAACCCGGATGCGCCGATCAAGCTGGTCGAGTACGGCTCGCTCACCTGCCCGGCATGTGCCGCCTTCTCGATGCAGGCAAGCGAGCCGCTGATGAACGACTATGTCGACAGTGGCCGGGTCAACTTCGAATTCCGCAGCTTCGTGATTCACGGCCCGCTCGACCTCGCGCTGACCCGGCTGGTCGATTGCGGCACGCCCGAGCAGGCGGTGCCGCTGGCCGATCAGGTTTGGGCCAACCTGCCCACGATCATGCAGCCGCTGCAGGAGCGCGGCCCGCAGCTCGAAGCCGCGCTGAACCTGCCCGAAGACCAGCGCTTCGTCGCCTTCGCCGACACTGCCGGCCTGCTCGATTTCTTCGCCGCGCGCGGGGTCAGCCGCGATCAGGCACGCACCTGCCTCGCCGATGCCGGCCGGCTGAGCGAGATCGCCGATGTGTCGGAAACCTACGGCACGCAGGACGATATCACCCAGACGCCGACCTTCGTGCTGAACGGCAAGAAGCTCGACGATTCGAGCTGGACCGCAATCGAAGCCGCCCTCCAGCGCGCGGGCGCGCGCTAG
- a CDS encoding DUF721 domain-containing protein: MERKPPPKSATGRKSAKKTGPKGGPKTGNVRPFERSRGSGVKPVGDLMPQVGRTAFRRYGFVQSSVVTRWPEIVGTDHAKVCAPESIRFPPGERADGILQLVVAPAHAPLIQHVIPEIIERTNRFFGYRAVARVKLRQGTVQPRAVEPQRSTRPPELKPIPMELGESLRDIGDPELRAVLEGLARTLGDDTNGETH, encoded by the coding sequence ATGGAACGCAAGCCTCCCCCCAAATCCGCGACCGGCAGGAAAAGTGCGAAGAAGACCGGCCCGAAAGGCGGCCCAAAAACCGGGAATGTGCGCCCGTTCGAGCGCTCGCGCGGCAGCGGGGTGAAGCCGGTCGGCGATCTGATGCCCCAAGTCGGGCGCACCGCGTTCCGCCGTTATGGCTTCGTGCAAAGCTCTGTCGTGACCCGCTGGCCGGAGATCGTCGGGACGGACCATGCCAAGGTCTGCGCGCCCGAATCGATCCGCTTTCCGCCGGGCGAGCGCGCCGATGGTATCCTCCAGCTGGTGGTCGCGCCCGCCCATGCTCCGTTGATCCAGCATGTGATCCCCGAAATCATCGAGCGGACAAATCGCTTCTTCGGCTATCGCGCGGTCGCGCGGGTGAAGCTGCGGCAAGGTACGGTTCAGCCGCGCGCGGTAGAGCCCCAGCGCAGCACGAGGCCGCCCGAACTCAAGCCGATTCCGATGGAACTGGGCGAGTCTTTGCGCGATATCGGGGACCCCGAACTGCGCGCCGTGCTCGAAGGGCTCGCGCGCACGCTGGGCGACGACACGAACGGAGAAACGCATTGA
- a CDS encoding thioredoxin domain-containing protein, producing MTRIMAALLVMLAGLASPAAAQNWLQTVERTPVSHIVGNPDAPVTLTEYISYTCPHCREFAMQGEEILKLGYVSKGDLRYEYRNVAANPVDLTATMMARCGAPEKFPGNHSALMMAQPQFNALLRLATKSQTDRWFNGDKAASRRSVASDLNLYAIFERRGYTRVELDRCLADQALADRIEGAIEADVVTYGPISTPSFVVNGTMLEGVHTWDQLQQALASAGAPGASAQSGDPAD from the coding sequence ATGACGCGTATCATGGCCGCCCTGCTGGTGATGCTGGCCGGTCTGGCAAGCCCGGCGGCGGCGCAGAACTGGCTGCAAACGGTCGAACGCACGCCCGTTTCGCACATCGTCGGCAATCCCGATGCCCCGGTCACGCTGACCGAATATATCAGCTACACCTGCCCCCATTGCCGCGAATTCGCGATGCAGGGAGAGGAAATCCTCAAGCTCGGCTACGTCTCGAAGGGCGATCTGCGCTACGAATATCGCAATGTCGCGGCCAACCCGGTCGATCTGACCGCGACCATGATGGCCCGCTGCGGCGCGCCCGAAAAGTTTCCCGGCAACCATTCAGCACTGATGATGGCGCAGCCCCAGTTCAATGCGCTGCTGCGGCTCGCGACCAAGTCGCAGACCGACCGGTGGTTCAACGGCGACAAGGCCGCGAGCCGCCGCTCCGTTGCGAGCGACCTCAACCTCTACGCGATTTTCGAGCGGCGCGGATATACCCGGGTGGAACTGGACCGGTGCCTCGCCGACCAGGCGCTAGCCGACCGGATCGAGGGCGCGATCGAGGCCGATGTCGTGACCTATGGTCCGATCTCGACTCCCAGCTTCGTCGTCAACGGCACCATGCTGGAAGGTGTGCACACCTGGGACCAACTGCAACAGGCGCTGGCCAGCGCGGGCGCGCCGGGGGCATCTGCCCAGTCCGGCGATCCCGCCGACTAG